The genomic region TCAAGCCTCTAATCGTCTTTTCATATTTAGTATCCATAATTGTCTCCACTTTCTTTCGTGACTTTTCTACCAGAAAATAGGCAAGATCAGCTTTTAGTCACCTTTGCTTTTAGGTGATTTTTCTGCCAGCAAATAGGCAGGATCAGCTTTTAGTCACCTTTGCTTTCTGGTAGTTTTTCTGCCAGCAAAGAAGTATGCTAAggtattttaaattaatttatctgTCAAACTATTCTCCTATGCAATTCTTCTCTATTGTAGCTGATTGTATTTTGAGTTTTGACCTACGTTTGTTCATCTGTGCTCAATATTAAATATAATCTATTTGTGATTTTAAATCTGTTCTTGATCTAAAATGTTTGACTTATTAAGATTACAATAAAAGTATTCGTTCCTGATGTATTTTAGGTTTTAGTTTGAAGGTAATGGTATTTCAATGACACGGCATTATACTACTGTATTTTTATCAATCTGTGGAGCTGGTTTATTTCATGAAATTAAATAATTGCACttacaactttcaaatttcaagaaaattgacCAAGTGGAAACCACTACAGCTTCGGGATTTAAGGGATGCATCTCAATCCTTTGAAACATTCCAAGGTTTGCTGGATCGTGATGTGAAACGGAAGAGTGTGAGGAAGGCAGGAAGCCATTCACGTAATTTGCTAAGACTTAAGCAGGGGATTGAGTTTGTCAAAGTGTTATTTGAACAAATACTTTCAACAGAGTACGCAAGATTATTTTCTCCACTTCAAGTGATGTTTCTTGTTTAATCAATTGCCATCTTCTTCATAGATATATGCTCAGCAGTCTCATCTTTTCTTTCTTTAAGGAGCTTGAATTTTTGTTTGACAAAACTATTTTTTTATCATGTTTAAAGATTGCATTGATCTTTTGGCAGGGAAAACTCTTTGAAGGATTCAGCTTCAATTGCTTATTCACAAGTACTTGCTCCATCACATGGCTGGGCTGTTAGAAAAGCTGTGGCAGCTGGCTTGTATGCTGTTCCAACAAGGGCACAACtttttaaaaatctaaatgaagATGGTGAGTTTTTTCTCCATTTGGAAGATAAACTTACTCTAAATAAATTTGTCAGTTAAAGAGACAGTAGAACATGATGAACTTTATCAATTGTATTGTCACCTTCCTAGAGTATGGGCATCTTACTGGTTTCCATATGAAATACTAGAATCTTAAATTTACCTTTGTCAGGAATTATATCATGAAAGAAATGAAATTGATTGTACCATGTTGTGTAATGACCATAAAATGCACTTCCACAGAATTTGCCCCTTCAATTTAACCTTTCCTAAACTATTCCAGAGTTCTTATGGAAAACTAGATATGGCATGTGAAGAACAGAGGCCTGACTATCGATTTCCTGTCAAATAAGGCTCAAATCATGA from Cryptomeria japonica chromosome 3, Sugi_1.0, whole genome shotgun sequence harbors:
- the LOC131065656 gene encoding accelerated cell death 11; protein product: MGIDKVQVQGQDNVEKALHTIGDVFDKLSSIVSDNDLKVLQFVEAVSTLSKLYGCLGVAFKFAEIDSNAKLRDLRDASQSFETFQGLLDRDVKRKSVRKAGSHSRNLLRLKQGIEFVKVLFEQILSTEENSLKDSASIAYSQVLAPSHGWAVRKAVAAGLYAVPTRAQLFKNLNEDEESARALMHRFIVSSTPVIEYINRLFLDRNIGIDW